The Acanthochromis polyacanthus isolate Apoly-LR-REF ecotype Palm Island chromosome 5, KAUST_Apoly_ChrSc, whole genome shotgun sequence genome includes a window with the following:
- the rps23 gene encoding 40S ribosomal protein S23 yields the protein MGKCRGLRTARKLRNHRREQKWHDKQYKKAHLGTALKANPFGGASHAKGIVLEKVGVEAKQPNSAIRKCVRVQLIKNGKKITAFVPNDGCLNFIEENDEVLVAGFGRKGHAVGDIPGVRFKVVKVANVSLLALYKGKKERPRS from the exons ATGG GAAAGTGTCGTGGTCTGCGTACTGCCAGGAAGCTCCGCAATCACCGCCGTGAGCAGAAATGGCACGATAAACAGTACAAGAAGGCCCATTTGGGCACTGCCCTGAAGGCTAACCCCTTCGGAGGAGCTTCTCACGCCAAGGGAATCGTTCTCGAGAAAGT TGGTGTGGAGGCTAAGCAGCCCAACTCTGCCATCAGGAAGTGTGTGAGAGTTCAGCTCATCAAGAACGGCAAGAAGATCACCGCCTTCGTCCCCAATGACGGTTGCCTCAACTTCATCGAG GAGAACGATGAGGTTCTGGTGGCAGGTTTCGGACGTAAAGGTCATGCCGTGGGTGACATTCCTGGAGTTCGTTTCAAGGTGGTCAAAGTGGCCAACGTGTCTCTGCTGGCGCTCTACAAAGGCAAGAAGGAGAGACCCAGGTCATAA